In Streptomyces puniciscabiei, a single genomic region encodes these proteins:
- a CDS encoding FGGY family carbohydrate kinase — translation MGIVAGLDSSPDFTRIVVCDTDTGAVLRQGYAPHPVEGRPSDVDPQAWLLSLGEAAGGGLLEGVQAIGVSAQQNALVPLDAQGNTVRPALVGADKRAQVAAADLVDALGGREAWAQAVGCVPQAAQPVTKLRWLAKNETENARRTAVLLQAHDWLVWQLLGRPVRRTTDRGGASGTGYWSAATGAYRPDLVELALGHQAMLPEVIGPSDAAGTTPEGLLISAGTGETMAAAFGLGIGLGDAVVSLGASGSVMAVHPEALADQSGMITSLADATGMHLPVVTTLNAVRTLRGTAELLGLADLESLSELAMKSTPGSHGLVLLPYLEGERTPNLPHTAGTLAGLRRESMKPEHLARAAFEGMLCGLGDALDVLRGRGVDVRRIFLLGPAAELPAVQASAPSLFGAQVVVPQPADYAAIGAARQAAWALGVSQGTLDPRTPPAWQGAAAQVLEPGDELAVGQAVRQQFTAVREQTHPGAFRV, via the coding sequence ATGGGGATAGTGGCCGGCTTGGACAGCTCACCGGATTTCACGCGCATCGTGGTCTGCGACACGGACACCGGTGCCGTACTGAGGCAGGGGTACGCCCCGCACCCGGTGGAGGGCCGGCCCAGCGACGTGGATCCGCAGGCTTGGCTGCTCTCCCTCGGTGAGGCGGCCGGCGGCGGCCTCCTCGAGGGCGTACAGGCGATCGGCGTGTCCGCGCAGCAGAACGCGCTGGTCCCGCTGGACGCCCAGGGCAACACCGTGCGCCCGGCGCTGGTCGGCGCCGACAAGCGGGCGCAGGTCGCGGCGGCGGATCTCGTCGACGCGCTCGGCGGCCGGGAGGCCTGGGCGCAGGCCGTCGGCTGTGTGCCGCAGGCCGCCCAGCCGGTCACCAAGCTGCGCTGGCTCGCCAAGAACGAGACCGAGAACGCCCGGCGGACGGCCGTACTCCTCCAGGCGCACGACTGGCTGGTCTGGCAGCTGCTCGGGCGGCCCGTGCGCCGGACCACCGATCGCGGAGGGGCGTCCGGGACCGGGTACTGGTCGGCCGCCACCGGCGCCTACCGGCCCGACCTGGTCGAGCTGGCGCTCGGGCATCAGGCGATGCTGCCGGAGGTGATCGGCCCGTCGGACGCGGCCGGTACGACCCCGGAGGGGCTGCTGATCTCCGCCGGGACCGGGGAGACCATGGCCGCCGCGTTCGGGCTCGGGATCGGGCTGGGGGACGCGGTCGTGTCCCTCGGTGCCTCCGGGTCCGTGATGGCGGTGCACCCCGAGGCGCTCGCCGACCAGTCCGGGATGATCACCTCGCTCGCCGACGCCACCGGCATGCACCTGCCGGTCGTCACCACCCTGAACGCCGTACGGACCCTGCGCGGGACCGCCGAACTCCTCGGGCTGGCGGACCTGGAGAGCCTGTCCGAGCTGGCGATGAAGTCCACGCCGGGCTCCCACGGGCTCGTCCTGCTCCCCTACCTGGAGGGTGAGCGGACGCCGAACCTGCCGCACACGGCCGGGACGCTCGCCGGGCTCAGGCGCGAGTCGATGAAGCCCGAGCATCTGGCGCGGGCCGCGTTCGAGGGCATGCTGTGCGGGCTGGGCGACGCGCTGGACGTGCTGCGCGGGCGGGGCGTGGACGTGCGGCGGATCTTCCTGCTCGGCCCGGCCGCCGAGCTGCCCGCCGTACAGGCCTCGGCACCCTCGCTGTTCGGCGCGCAGGTCGTCGTCCCGCAGCCCGCGGACTACGCGGCGATCGGCGCGGCCCGGCAGGCGGCCTGGGCGCTCGGCGTGTCGCAGGGCACCCTCGATCCGCGTACTCCGCCTGCCTGGCAGGGCGCGGCGGCGCAGGTGCTGGAGCCGGGCGACGAGCTGGCCGTGGGGCAGGCGGTGCGGCAGCAGTTCACGGCGGTGCGGGAGCAGACCCATCCGGGGGCGTTCCGCGTGTGA
- a CDS encoding ABC transporter ATP-binding protein: protein MAGPMRMMAGGGPDQRSMDFKGSGKRLVAQFRPERITIYGLLLCVVVSVTLSVIGPKILGRATDLVFAGIIGRQMPAGATKQQVLDQMRAHGQGSIADMLKSTDFTPGKGIDFGAVGNVLLLALCTFLVAGLLMAVATRLVNRAVNRTMYRMRESVQAKLSRLPLSYFDKRQRGEVLSRATNDIDNIGQTLQQSMGQLINSVLTIIGVLAMMFYVSWILALVALVTVPLSFVVATRVGKRSQPHFVQQWRSTGKLNAHVEEMYTGHTLVKVFGRQEESAKQFAEQNEALYEAAFKAQFNSGVMQPLMMFVSNLNYVLVAVVGGLRVASGALSIGDVQAFIQYSRQFSMPLTQVASMANLVQSGVASAERIFELLDAEEQEADPVPGERPEELRGRVRLEQVSFRYDPEKPLIEDLSLTVEPGHTVAIVGPTGAGKTTLVNLLMRFYEVSGGRITLDGVDIRKMSRDELRSGIGMVLQDTWLFGGTIAENIAYGAAREVTRGEIEEAARAAHADRFIRTLPDGYDTVIDDEGTGVSAGEKQLITIARAFLSDPTILVLDEATSSVDTRTEVLIQKAMAKLAAGRTSFVIAHRLSTIRDADTILVMENGSIVEQGAHAELLAADGAYARLYKAQFAQAVAEVD, encoded by the coding sequence ATGGCCGGGCCCATGCGCATGATGGCCGGGGGCGGCCCCGACCAGCGCTCGATGGACTTCAAGGGGTCGGGCAAACGGCTCGTCGCCCAGTTCAGACCGGAACGGATCACGATCTACGGCCTGCTGCTGTGCGTGGTCGTCAGCGTGACCCTCAGCGTCATCGGCCCGAAGATCCTCGGCAGGGCCACCGACCTGGTCTTCGCCGGCATCATCGGCCGGCAGATGCCCGCCGGGGCCACCAAGCAGCAGGTCCTCGACCAGATGCGGGCCCATGGCCAGGGCTCCATCGCGGACATGCTGAAGAGCACCGACTTCACGCCCGGCAAGGGCATCGACTTCGGTGCCGTCGGGAACGTCCTGCTGCTCGCGCTCTGCACGTTCCTGGTCGCCGGGCTGCTGATGGCGGTGGCCACCCGGCTCGTCAACCGGGCCGTGAACCGGACGATGTACCGGATGCGGGAGTCCGTGCAGGCGAAGCTGTCGCGGCTGCCGCTGTCGTACTTCGACAAGCGCCAGCGCGGCGAGGTGCTCTCCCGTGCGACCAACGACATCGACAACATCGGGCAGACGCTCCAGCAGTCGATGGGCCAGCTGATCAACTCGGTGCTGACCATCATCGGCGTGCTGGCGATGATGTTCTACGTCTCCTGGATCCTGGCGCTGGTCGCGCTGGTGACCGTACCGCTGTCGTTCGTCGTGGCCACCCGGGTCGGCAAGCGCTCGCAGCCGCACTTCGTGCAGCAGTGGCGCTCCACCGGCAAGCTGAACGCCCACGTCGAGGAGATGTACACCGGGCACACCCTGGTGAAGGTGTTCGGCCGGCAGGAGGAGTCGGCGAAGCAGTTCGCCGAGCAGAACGAGGCGCTGTACGAGGCCGCGTTCAAGGCGCAGTTCAACAGCGGTGTCATGCAGCCGCTGATGATGTTCGTGTCCAACCTGAACTACGTGCTGGTGGCGGTGGTCGGCGGACTGCGGGTCGCGTCCGGCGCGCTCTCCATCGGTGACGTCCAGGCCTTCATCCAGTACTCGCGGCAGTTCTCGATGCCGCTGACGCAGGTCGCGTCGATGGCGAACCTGGTGCAGTCCGGTGTCGCCTCGGCCGAGCGGATCTTCGAACTCCTGGACGCGGAGGAGCAGGAGGCGGATCCGGTGCCGGGCGAGCGGCCGGAGGAACTGCGCGGCCGGGTCCGGCTGGAGCAGGTGTCCTTCCGGTACGACCCGGAGAAGCCGCTGATCGAGGACCTCTCGCTCACGGTGGAGCCCGGTCACACGGTGGCGATCGTCGGTCCGACGGGGGCGGGCAAGACCACGCTGGTCAACCTGCTGATGCGGTTCTACGAGGTGTCGGGCGGACGGATCACCCTCGACGGGGTCGACATCCGGAAGATGTCCCGCGACGAACTCCGGTCCGGCATCGGCATGGTGCTGCAGGACACCTGGCTGTTCGGCGGCACGATCGCGGAGAACATCGCGTACGGGGCGGCCAGGGAGGTCACCCGCGGGGAGATCGAGGAGGCGGCACGGGCGGCCCACGCCGACCGGTTCATCCGCACCCTGCCCGACGGGTACGACACCGTGATCGACGACGAGGGCACGGGCGTCAGCGCGGGTGAGAAGCAGCTCATCACCATCGCCCGGGCGTTCCTGTCGGACCCGACGATCCTGGTCCTGGACGAGGCGACGAGTTCGGTCGACACCCGCACCGAGGTGCTGATCCAGAAGGCGATGGCCAAGCTGGCGGCGGGGCGGACCTCGTTCGTGATCGCCCACCGGCTGTCGACGATCCGGGACGCGGACACGATCCTCGTCATGGAGAACGGGTCGATCGTGGAACAGGGCGCGCACGCCGAGCTGTTGGCGGCCGACGGTGCGTACGCCCGGCTGTACAAGGCCCAGTTCGCGCAGGCCGTGGCCGAGGTGGACTAG
- a CDS encoding LysR family transcriptional regulator has translation MDSRYVRAFVAVAEHGGISAAAQALGYAQSSVSAQLQRLEADLGVSVLVRTGTGAVLTEAGARLLPHARESLELEERMRRAARGDRPRLRIGAPESLAHVWLPEVLAALEYGAGGPGTGADVVLTVAPRKPLERAFSQGELDLMFEYDNGVPPVRPHAVVGHCRTVLVAAPRHPLARQETVTAGQLLDHDFLVAERRCTSEMLVDRFGRDLLAGAQHKVLQGSMAALLRLLGHGHGITLLPHLTVARELDEGDLVELPLTEPIRPVGIIAQWHPRLGEAERTVRTLLDLAHRAGPLPEVTRARRAS, from the coding sequence GTGGACTCCCGCTATGTGCGCGCCTTCGTCGCGGTCGCCGAGCACGGCGGCATCTCCGCCGCCGCCCAGGCCCTGGGCTACGCCCAGTCCAGTGTGAGCGCCCAGCTCCAGCGCCTGGAAGCCGACTTGGGGGTGAGCGTACTGGTGCGGACGGGCACGGGAGCGGTGCTCACCGAGGCCGGCGCCCGGCTGCTGCCGCACGCGCGCGAGTCGTTGGAGCTGGAGGAGCGGATGCGCCGGGCGGCCCGCGGCGACCGGCCCCGGCTGCGGATCGGGGCGCCGGAGTCACTGGCCCATGTGTGGCTGCCCGAGGTGCTGGCCGCACTGGAGTACGGCGCGGGCGGCCCGGGCACCGGCGCGGACGTCGTGCTGACGGTGGCCCCGCGCAAGCCCCTGGAAAGAGCCTTCTCGCAGGGCGAGTTGGACCTGATGTTCGAGTACGACAACGGCGTCCCCCCGGTCCGCCCGCACGCGGTGGTGGGTCACTGCCGTACGGTGCTGGTGGCGGCCCCGCGTCATCCGCTGGCCCGGCAGGAGACGGTGACCGCCGGTCAACTGCTGGACCACGACTTCCTGGTGGCCGAACGCCGCTGCACCTCGGAGATGCTGGTGGACCGCTTCGGCCGGGACCTGCTCGCGGGCGCCCAGCACAAGGTGCTCCAGGGCTCGATGGCCGCCCTGCTCCGCCTCCTCGGGCACGGCCACGGCATCACCCTGCTGCCGCATCTGACGGTCGCTCGGGAGCTGGACGAGGGTGACCTGGTCGAACTGCCGCTGACCGAGCCCATCCGCCCGGTCGGCATCATCGCCCAGTGGCACCCCCGCCTGGGCGAGGCCGAACGCACCGTACGCACCCTGCTCGACCTGGCCCACCGCGCCGGCCCGCTACCGGAGGTGACGCGGGCGCGACGCGCGTCCTGA
- a CDS encoding ABC transporter ATP-binding protein, whose protein sequence is MLIRLLRSYLRPYKKSIALLVLLQFLQTCATLYLPTLNAHIIDNGVVKGDTDYILSFGALMIGISLAQVVCNIGAVYFGARTASALGRDLRGAVFDRVQSFSAREVGHFGAPSLITRTTNDVQQVQMLALMTFTLMVSAPIMCVGGIVLALGLDVPLSGVLVAVVPVLGISVTLIVRRLRPLFRTMQTRLDTVNRVLREQITGNRVIRAFVRDEYEQGRFGKSNAELTEMQLATGRMLALMFPIVMTVVNLSSIAVVWFGAHRIDSGGMRIGDLTAFLAYLMQIVMSVMMATFMFMMVPRAEVCAERIEEVLATDSSVVPPAAPVTELRRHGHLEIRGAGFRYPGAEEPVLKAIDLVARPGEVTAVIGSTGSGKSTLLGLVPRLFDATEGTVLVDGVDVQDVDPKLLARTVGLVPQKPYLFAGTVATNLRYGNPDATDEELWHALEVAQAKEFVSKLEGGLDAPVAQGGTNVSGGQRQRLAIARTLVQRPEIYLFDDSFSALDYATDAALRSALARETAEATVVIVAQRVATIRDADRIIVLDEGRVVGSGRHRELMATNETYREIVLSQLTEAEAA, encoded by the coding sequence GTGCTCATACGACTCCTGCGGTCCTATCTCAGGCCCTACAAGAAATCCATAGCCCTGCTGGTGCTGCTGCAGTTCCTGCAGACCTGCGCCACCCTCTACCTGCCCACGCTGAACGCGCACATCATCGACAACGGTGTCGTGAAGGGTGACACGGATTACATCCTGTCCTTCGGCGCGCTGATGATCGGCATCTCGCTCGCGCAGGTCGTCTGCAACATCGGCGCCGTGTACTTCGGTGCGCGGACCGCCTCCGCGCTCGGCCGGGACCTGCGCGGTGCCGTCTTCGACCGGGTGCAGTCCTTCTCTGCGCGTGAGGTGGGTCACTTCGGAGCACCCTCGCTCATCACGCGTACGACGAACGACGTACAGCAGGTCCAGATGCTGGCCCTGATGACGTTCACCCTGATGGTGTCGGCGCCCATCATGTGTGTCGGCGGCATCGTGCTGGCCCTCGGGCTGGATGTCCCGCTGTCCGGGGTGCTCGTCGCGGTGGTGCCGGTGCTCGGCATCTCCGTGACGCTGATCGTGCGCCGGCTGCGGCCGCTGTTCCGGACCATGCAGACCCGGCTGGACACGGTCAACCGGGTGCTGCGCGAGCAGATCACCGGCAACCGGGTGATCCGCGCCTTCGTCCGGGACGAGTACGAGCAGGGCCGGTTCGGGAAGTCGAACGCCGAGCTGACCGAGATGCAGCTCGCCACCGGTCGGATGCTGGCGCTGATGTTCCCGATCGTGATGACGGTGGTGAACCTGTCGTCCATCGCGGTGGTGTGGTTCGGCGCGCACCGCATCGACAGCGGCGGGATGCGGATCGGCGACCTGACCGCGTTCCTCGCCTATCTGATGCAGATCGTCATGTCCGTGATGATGGCCACCTTCATGTTCATGATGGTGCCGCGCGCCGAGGTGTGCGCCGAGCGCATCGAGGAGGTCCTCGCGACCGACTCCAGCGTGGTGCCGCCGGCCGCGCCGGTCACCGAGCTGCGCCGGCACGGCCATCTGGAGATCCGGGGCGCGGGCTTCCGCTATCCGGGTGCCGAGGAGCCAGTGCTGAAGGCCATCGACCTGGTGGCCCGGCCGGGTGAGGTGACGGCCGTGATCGGTTCCACCGGCAGCGGCAAGTCGACGCTGCTCGGACTGGTCCCGCGGCTGTTCGACGCCACCGAGGGCACGGTCCTCGTCGACGGCGTGGACGTCCAGGACGTCGACCCGAAGCTGCTGGCCAGGACGGTCGGCCTGGTGCCGCAGAAGCCGTACCTGTTCGCGGGCACGGTCGCCACCAACCTGCGCTACGGCAACCCGGACGCCACCGACGAGGAGCTGTGGCACGCGCTGGAGGTGGCGCAGGCCAAGGAGTTCGTGAGCAAGCTGGAGGGCGGTCTGGACGCGCCCGTCGCCCAGGGCGGCACGAACGTCTCCGGCGGCCAGCGCCAGCGCCTCGCGATCGCCCGCACCCTGGTCCAGCGCCCGGAGATCTACCTCTTCGACGACTCCTTCTCCGCGCTCGACTACGCCACCGACGCCGCCCTGCGCAGCGCGCTCGCCCGCGAGACCGCCGAGGCGACCGTCGTCATCGTCGCCCAGCGGGTGGCGACCATCCGGGACGCGGACCGGATCATCGTGCTGGACGAGGGCCGGGTGGTCGGCTCCGGCCGGCACCGGGAGCTGATGGCGACCAACGAGACCTACCGGGAGATCGTGCTCTCCCAGCTGACGGAAGCGGAGGCTGCCTGA